The following coding sequences lie in one Capnocytophaga stomatis genomic window:
- a CDS encoding T9SS type B sorting domain-containing protein: MIWGQGNPPATRPTPSGDCNAYYDGLIKQTKASVFSPIEAGTNAVIYLDNSRMATNVTYFAVNKTTGYWFSGNYDPEMSIVTIPVGNLAENTTFEIHAIAGGCSFKVANDVTFEVKPTTEVHLQTRVRDEYCDNSGGIYYQIIGGNNNDYNFYHKLSTQSTFQTATADRNDLQTIQGSKTYVIRAELKTNPATFYEKMVTVKDAKVPNPPGIEYTITGQPPICAVNTGRAIVNITKGVSYPFTFQITSGPVTRPEQRNNVFENLPAGNYAMYVKDACGQGRTISFKIEGQLFSIGPIGGASYINPTDECGRGLVRLQRGIKMSREHWYTDAIPYPMTVSYTLTSPNGASYAMTRTFNNRTELATYAWYDHNQASIYFGHNLPGRQNFFGDGVQIPYESGSWVHNIQVTTACGVNNLAPLTENVKTKEDDFNQWASLNRHYDACGKTYIYASIQWFYKPAYIVLDEAPAGFDPVAAGFTKNHRFGGRYYKYGQLDHRPFVLVSHPHLLLGNYKFTYVHAGCGFEVQRQITITDLQNPAGVSNTSYFYSTYYCENQSYGIGFLETGNSGTPKKIRITSFTPAPGTSGTFAVPQEYDYDQWTVVTNGRRVLHGLPFGTYTLSALGFECQKDVVNKVVTVRPPTPDPKVRFSVVTGCKVQIQLYDAIEDNYNRKYVLQGYDEIQARWVNMINPNADPYSDILSDRKRNTTKELLHSNYRLYTRYRVIELTATTGLLAMCSKVIGEYRALSALPTLVDIVGATCGLNQYDIMVVANGGTPPFTYKILSRSVGGSLDTSFMPITNTTGKFTITETDPSASYKFAVEDVCSQETKDVEIRNFTPFVITTDRTEYCQGTSTTLSVPDLSLAYTYEWFREDDPSTILSHSPTLQVSNLQATDFVHKYKLRVAPKDASFTLCIPAEYEVQLTGSTASAPVLTANATDVMLCASELNGKTSYDVRTNLFATVHNNATASGYTNGVIREVSGMYPVSKNGHIALHSNMTPILEGRTFTFTYTVSNACGLEATKTATLTVKRNISPKDLSAAHNTFNVCDANLTNFVTFGATHFNDLTTFVKTHNAARTTDVIEFFSDQQGNTPIHQFDLVGGSKDIFYKINRTNYCSSIARVRIVKKSTYKNPDGTDDPRLVDLSYDTCANGVTIQDVRARLRQIFGRTSNPKVYLIRVIGGVETSAELPDNYALTTSEVYRYRMEEGSCPSSWRNITLNFNQTSIVTQPVSHTVCSGVQVVLTASGDSTSPPTAGKMIYKWFENTYNGTVGATLVHTQTLDRGEVSTYTSTTANVGAKYYFVEVTVDKVCNVPTYTDIVKVEVTGIVATLPTVTIPSSVECGEDVKFTFVGVPNEEVHYTVNGVPSTITLPASGVYTHTVSGATATQILQVVSVKSVSGCVTTPTTGNIYTVTVNDLAAPTTQVADAQCGINGTTATITNYNGGYTYTLTPNTATLSGNTITGMILGTSYTLEVRNGTCTVASTPFQAKVALPVPTPPAVTNQVFCTSADTVNFVATPTAGHTLRWYDTATSPTHLTATPTISRNVTTKTVVTKYVSQINAEGCESDKVPVSIIIDDTIAPTIGNLADLTISCQATDIDNQVNNWLSTTTVTDTCGAIANTTNNYAVVKPTDWCNVSGNTVMVTITATDTFGNTVTKTAFIKLITIDAVDDDFGVVQANTTTTGSILDNDTLGTASATTTNVTISNVISSHSGITIAADGKVNIGNDVPMGVHTLTYTICDKVNASPCDTATVTLTVKNINADNDNFTVTAGGNTGSVLNNDKYNGEYLSSTNSVTITTIGTPPSGITLNPITGIVNMPSGTPSGNYSFNYQICSKVVPSLCDTATVTIKVENVIDAVDDDFGVQVPGTTTQTVFGGDTLSGIGVTTSTVTLSAVGALPMGITLNPNGTLTISNTAVSGTYTFTYQICENGATPTNCDTATVTITIENIDAGDDNFGVQGVGTTTRTVFENDQLNGNIPTEAMVSVTATGLPSGVTLNPNGTLTIGNTAVSGTHTFTYEICEKVNGTPCDTATVTITIENIDAVDDNFGVQGVGTTSRTVFENDQLNGNIPTEATVSVTATGLPIGVTLNPNGTLTIGNTAVSGTHTFTYEICEKGAIPANCDTAMVTVVVTEVTIPTVVTANDDSVTVTTTQSATIINVLHNDRIGTNTPTTSDVTITVSSTPTGTTVPVLDPSTGDVTVPSGTPTGTYVIVYEICTKSGTITCDTATATIEVTAVTTPTTPIVAKDDVEETVANSPVTIPVVANDENVPTVGTLNIVTQPKNGTVVIKNSGTPDDPSYDEVVYTPNRDYAGVDTFEYELCDVMGNCSIAKVTITVLNEVIPYNAISVNEDGLNDYFHIQGIEKFPNNTVRIYNRWGVKVFDAKGYDNVNNVFRAISNGRVTVKAPEKLPQGTYFYIIEYTDDNNKKHTKASWLYINK; the protein is encoded by the coding sequence ATGATTTGGGGTCAAGGAAATCCTCCGGCGACACGACCAACGCCTTCTGGCGATTGCAATGCGTATTATGACGGGTTAATTAAACAGACTAAGGCAAGTGTGTTTTCACCCATTGAGGCAGGAACAAATGCTGTTATCTATTTGGATAACTCACGTATGGCTACTAACGTAACTTATTTTGCAGTGAACAAAACCACAGGGTATTGGTTTTCGGGGAATTATGACCCTGAAATGTCTATCGTTACGATTCCTGTGGGCAACCTTGCTGAGAATACCACTTTTGAAATACACGCCATTGCGGGTGGTTGTAGCTTCAAGGTAGCAAATGACGTTACCTTTGAGGTAAAACCAACTACTGAAGTGCATCTACAAACCCGTGTACGTGATGAGTATTGCGATAACTCGGGTGGAATTTACTACCAAATTATAGGAGGCAACAATAATGACTATAATTTTTATCACAAACTTTCCACGCAATCTACTTTTCAGACAGCTACTGCAGACAGAAATGATTTACAAACCATACAAGGTAGCAAGACCTACGTTATTCGTGCCGAGTTAAAAACTAATCCTGCTACATTTTATGAAAAAATGGTAACTGTAAAGGATGCAAAAGTGCCTAACCCACCAGGTATTGAATACACCATTACTGGACAACCGCCAATTTGTGCAGTCAATACAGGGCGAGCTATCGTAAATATTACTAAAGGGGTATCCTACCCGTTTACTTTTCAAATTACCTCCGGACCTGTAACCCGACCCGAACAAAGAAACAATGTGTTTGAAAACTTGCCTGCTGGAAATTATGCAATGTACGTGAAAGATGCCTGTGGGCAAGGGCGTACCATAAGTTTTAAAATAGAAGGTCAACTTTTTTCAATAGGACCTATTGGGGGGGCTTCTTACATAAATCCTACCGATGAGTGTGGACGAGGGCTTGTTAGGTTACAACGCGGAATAAAAATGTCAAGGGAGCATTGGTATACCGATGCCATTCCCTACCCGATGACGGTGTCCTATACGCTTACTTCCCCCAACGGGGCATCGTATGCGATGACACGTACTTTCAATAACCGAACTGAATTAGCCACCTATGCGTGGTATGATCATAACCAAGCAAGTATCTATTTTGGACATAATTTACCAGGTAGGCAAAATTTCTTTGGTGACGGAGTGCAAATCCCGTATGAAAGTGGTAGTTGGGTGCATAATATCCAAGTTACTACCGCTTGTGGGGTGAATAATTTAGCTCCTCTTACCGAGAATGTAAAAACAAAAGAGGATGATTTTAACCAGTGGGCAAGTCTTAACCGGCACTATGACGCTTGCGGAAAAACCTATATTTATGCCTCCATACAATGGTTTTATAAACCTGCATACATAGTATTGGACGAAGCACCCGCAGGGTTTGACCCCGTGGCGGCAGGTTTCACAAAAAACCATCGTTTTGGCGGGAGATATTACAAATATGGTCAGTTAGACCATAGACCTTTTGTTTTGGTAAGCCATCCGCATCTGTTGTTAGGAAACTATAAGTTTACCTATGTACACGCGGGTTGTGGCTTTGAAGTTCAACGCCAAATTACCATAACCGATTTACAAAATCCGGCGGGAGTATCTAATACAAGTTATTTTTATAGCACCTATTATTGTGAAAATCAAAGCTATGGCATTGGTTTTCTTGAAACTGGCAACTCCGGAACTCCGAAGAAAATCCGTATCACGAGTTTTACGCCTGCACCGGGCACTTCGGGAACATTTGCCGTACCCCAAGAGTATGACTACGACCAATGGACGGTTGTAACCAATGGAAGACGCGTACTTCACGGTTTACCTTTCGGTACATATACCCTATCGGCATTAGGCTTTGAATGTCAGAAAGATGTAGTTAATAAAGTAGTAACGGTACGTCCGCCAACCCCCGACCCTAAGGTTCGTTTTTCAGTCGTAACGGGTTGTAAAGTTCAAATACAGCTTTATGATGCCATTGAAGACAACTACAATCGCAAGTATGTGTTACAAGGCTATGACGAGATACAAGCCCGTTGGGTAAATATGATAAACCCTAATGCAGATCCTTACAGTGATATTTTGTCAGACAGAAAACGAAATACTACTAAGGAATTATTACATAGCAATTATAGACTCTATACCCGTTATCGAGTGATAGAATTGACCGCTACTACAGGACTTCTTGCTATGTGCTCAAAAGTGATAGGCGAGTACCGAGCACTTTCAGCTCTACCAACTCTTGTGGATATAGTGGGTGCTACTTGTGGGTTAAATCAGTACGACATTATGGTAGTTGCAAATGGAGGAACGCCTCCGTTTACCTATAAAATATTGAGCAGAAGCGTAGGAGGATCCTTGGATACTTCTTTTATGCCTATTACGAATACAACAGGGAAGTTCACTATCACGGAGACCGATCCTTCGGCTTCGTACAAATTTGCGGTGGAAGATGTGTGCAGCCAGGAAACCAAAGATGTGGAAATACGAAATTTTACACCTTTTGTCATTACTACCGACCGCACCGAGTACTGCCAAGGCACTTCGACTACCCTTTCCGTACCCGATTTGTCGTTGGCTTATACTTATGAATGGTTCCGTGAAGACGACCCAAGCACCATTTTATCCCATTCACCTACTTTGCAGGTGAGCAATCTACAAGCTACAGATTTTGTTCATAAGTACAAATTAAGAGTAGCTCCGAAAGATGCGTCTTTCACTTTGTGTATCCCTGCCGAATATGAAGTACAGCTAACGGGAAGTACCGCATCAGCCCCTGTACTAACGGCAAACGCTACCGATGTGATGTTGTGTGCTTCGGAATTAAACGGTAAAACTTCTTATGATGTGCGTACTAATTTGTTTGCCACGGTGCATAACAATGCGACAGCTTCGGGCTATACCAACGGCGTTATCCGAGAAGTTTCGGGGATGTATCCAGTTTCAAAAAACGGGCATATAGCGTTGCACAGCAATATGACACCTATATTAGAAGGGCGAACGTTTACCTTTACCTATACGGTTTCAAACGCCTGTGGTTTGGAAGCTACTAAAACAGCCACTTTAACGGTTAAACGAAATATTTCGCCCAAAGACCTTTCTGCAGCTCACAATACTTTTAACGTTTGTGATGCGAATTTGACTAACTTTGTAACCTTTGGAGCGACACATTTTAACGATTTGACAACGTTTGTAAAAACTCACAATGCGGCACGAACTACTGATGTCATTGAGTTTTTTAGCGACCAACAAGGTAATACGCCCATTCACCAGTTTGACCTTGTTGGAGGCAGTAAAGATATTTTTTACAAAATAAACAGAACCAATTACTGTTCCAGCATAGCCAGAGTAAGAATTGTAAAAAAATCAACTTACAAAAATCCAGATGGCACCGATGACCCTCGTTTAGTGGATTTGAGCTATGACACTTGTGCTAACGGAGTAACAATACAAGATGTAAGAGCAAGGCTACGGCAAATTTTTGGACGTACTTCAAACCCAAAAGTTTATCTGATTCGTGTGATAGGCGGTGTGGAAACTTCAGCAGAATTGCCCGATAATTATGCTCTTACCACTTCCGAAGTGTATCGATACCGTATGGAAGAAGGCAGTTGCCCTTCATCGTGGAGGAATATTACCTTGAATTTCAATCAAACCAGTATTGTTACACAACCCGTGTCGCATACCGTTTGTTCGGGAGTGCAGGTGGTACTAACGGCTTCGGGCGACTCAACATCACCGCCAACCGCAGGTAAAATGATTTACAAATGGTTTGAAAACACCTACAACGGAACGGTAGGAGCTACCCTGGTACACACTCAAACGCTTGATAGAGGGGAGGTTTCAACCTATACGTCTACCACAGCAAACGTAGGAGCGAAATACTACTTCGTGGAGGTAACCGTTGATAAGGTTTGTAACGTACCTACATATACCGATATTGTAAAAGTAGAAGTTACGGGTATAGTTGCCACCTTGCCAACGGTAACCATCCCTTCATCGGTGGAATGTGGTGAGGACGTGAAATTCACTTTCGTAGGAGTACCCAATGAAGAAGTACATTATACGGTAAATGGAGTGCCTTCAACCATCACTTTACCCGCAAGTGGGGTTTATACCCATACGGTAAGTGGGGCAACCGCCACCCAAATATTGCAAGTGGTTTCAGTAAAAAGTGTTTCGGGCTGTGTAACTACACCAACTACGGGGAATATTTATACCGTTACTGTAAATGATTTGGCAGCACCAACAACACAAGTGGCTGATGCTCAATGCGGAATAAATGGAACAACGGCTACTATCACTAATTATAACGGCGGTTATACTTATACCTTAACGCCTAATACTGCTACCCTAAGCGGAAATACCATTACAGGTATGATACTCGGAACAAGTTATACGTTAGAAGTGAGAAATGGAACTTGTACAGTAGCCTCTACGCCTTTCCAAGCTAAGGTAGCACTTCCTGTTCCGACCCCTCCTGCGGTTACCAATCAGGTATTTTGTACTTCCGCGGATACAGTAAACTTTGTGGCAACGCCAACGGCAGGACATACCTTACGTTGGTATGATACGGCTACATCACCTACTCACCTAACAGCCACACCAACGATTTCACGAAATGTAACAACTAAAACCGTGGTTACCAAATACGTAAGCCAAATAAATGCAGAGGGATGTGAAAGTGATAAAGTGCCTGTAAGTATTATCATTGATGACACCATCGCACCGACCATTGGTAATTTAGCAGATTTAACGATTAGTTGTCAAGCTACTGATATTGATAATCAGGTAAATAATTGGTTGTCAACAACTACCGTTACAGATACTTGTGGAGCGATAGCTAATACCACGAACAACTACGCTGTGGTTAAGCCTACAGATTGGTGTAATGTATCGGGCAATACGGTAATGGTAACTATCACAGCAACAGATACTTTTGGTAATACGGTCACTAAAACGGCGTTTATTAAATTGATAACCATTGATGCTGTTGATGATGATTTCGGGGTAGTGCAAGCAAATACAACCACAACGGGAAGCATTTTGGATAACGACACCTTGGGAACAGCTTCGGCAACCACTACCAATGTAACGATTAGCAATGTGATTAGTTCGCACAGTGGAATAACCATTGCGGCAGATGGTAAAGTAAATATTGGTAATGACGTACCAATGGGAGTACATACGCTTACTTACACCATTTGCGATAAAGTAAATGCTTCGCCTTGCGATACGGCAACGGTAACATTAACGGTTAAAAACATCAATGCTGATAATGATAATTTTACGGTAACCGCAGGAGGCAATACGGGTAGTGTATTGAATAATGACAAATACAATGGAGAATATTTGTCTTCGACTAATAGTGTAACCATTACCACTATTGGAACTCCGCCATCGGGCATAACATTAAACCCAATAACGGGAATCGTTAATATGCCTTCGGGTACGCCAAGTGGTAATTACAGCTTCAATTACCAGATTTGTTCGAAAGTAGTACCTTCTTTATGCGATACGGCAACGGTAACGATAAAAGTAGAGAACGTGATAGATGCTGTTGATGATGATTTTGGCGTACAAGTCCCTGGAACTACTACACAAACTGTCTTTGGGGGAGACACGCTAAGTGGTATAGGAGTAACTACCTCGACAGTAACATTATCTGCTGTGGGGGCTTTACCAATGGGGATTACACTCAATCCGAATGGAACATTAACTATTAGCAATACGGCAGTATCTGGCACGTATACGTTTACGTATCAGATTTGCGAAAACGGAGCTACTCCTACCAATTGTGATACGGCTACGGTAACTATTACCATTGAGAATATAGACGCGGGTGATGATAACTTTGGCGTACAAGGGGTAGGAACTACTACTAGGACGGTGTTTGAAAACGACCAACTCAATGGCAACATTCCAACGGAGGCTATGGTTAGTGTAACGGCTACGGGCTTACCGAGTGGCGTAACATTAAACCCTAATGGAACGTTAACCATTGGCAACACGGCGGTATCGGGTACACATACCTTTACGTATGAGATTTGCGAAAAAGTAAATGGTACTCCTTGCGATACAGCTACGGTAACCATTACCATTGAGAATATAGACGCGGTTGATGATAACTTTGGCGTACAAGGGGTAGGAACTACTAGCAGGACGGTGTTTGAAAACGACCAGCTCAATGGCAACATTCCAACGGAGGCTACGGTTAGTGTAACTGCTACGGGCTTACCGATTGGCGTAACATTAAATCCTAATGGAACATTAACCATTGGCAACACGGCGGTATCGGGTACACATACCTTTACGTATGAGATTTGTGAAAAAGGAGCTATTCCTGCCAATTGTGATACGGCTATGGTAACAGTAGTAGTTACGGAGGTGACAATACCAACAGTAGTAACTGCGAATGACGATTCAGTAACAGTAACGACTACCCAAAGTGCAACGATAATAAATGTGTTGCATAATGACCGAATTGGTACGAATACACCAACAACGTCTGATGTAACGATAACGGTAAGTTCAACGCCAACAGGAACGACAGTACCGGTGTTAGATCCCTCGACAGGAGATGTGACTGTACCTTCAGGAACACCAACGGGAACTTATGTTATTGTATATGAAATTTGTACAAAATCAGGAACAATTACTTGCGATACGGCAACGGCAACGATAGAAGTTACGGCAGTGACGACACCTACGACTCCTATTGTGGCGAAGGATGATGTTGAAGAAACAGTAGCTAATTCACCTGTCACGATACCTGTTGTTGCTAATGATGAGAATGTGCCAACGGTAGGAACATTGAATATTGTGACACAACCTAAGAACGGAACAGTTGTTATCAAGAATAGCGGAACGCCTGATGATCCATCGTATGACGAGGTTGTCTATACACCTAACCGAGATTATGCAGGAGTAGATACCTTCGAGTATGAGCTTTGTGATGTAATGGGCAACTGTTCGATAGCAAAAGTAACAATTACAGTGTTGAATGAAGTTATACCTTATAATGCTATTTCTGTGAATGAAGATGGATTGAACGATTATTTCCATATTCAAGGGATAGAGAAATTTCCTAATAATACTGTCCGAATTTATAATCGTTGGGGAGTTAAAGTATTCGATGCGAAAGGGTATGACAATGTAAATAATGTATTCAGAGCGATTTCAAATGGACGAGTAACGGTTAAAGCACCTGAGAAATTGCCACAAGGTACATATTTCTATATCATCGAATACACTGATGACAACAACAAGAAACACACCAAAGCAAGTTGGTTATATATCAATAAGTAA
- a CDS encoding winged helix-turn-helix domain-containing protein, which translates to MFKDLDPLLHSQLRLAIMSLLVSEEKADFNRVKEVTQATSGNISVQIGKLEKAGYITVTKSFKDNYPNTELALTAKGLQAFEEYVEALKGYLK; encoded by the coding sequence ATGTTTAAAGATTTAGACCCCCTTTTGCATTCGCAGTTGCGGTTGGCAATAATGTCGCTTTTGGTTTCGGAGGAAAAGGCAGACTTCAACCGAGTGAAAGAAGTCACCCAAGCTACTTCGGGCAATATTAGTGTGCAGATAGGCAAACTCGAAAAAGCGGGATACATTACTGTAACCAAATCATTTAAAGATAATTATCCCAACACTGAACTCGCTCTTACTGCCAAGGGATTACAAGCCTTTGAAGAATATGTAGAGGCGTTAAAAGGTTATTTAAAATAA
- a CDS encoding 2TM domain-containing protein: MNTTEQNAYRKAQKRVKKLKKFYNHLAVYIVVNTFLVGLNLYQNPNHLWCLWVIFGWGIGLVSHAFKVFAPNIFFGKNWEERKIKELMEKEEK; the protein is encoded by the coding sequence ATGAACACAACAGAACAAAACGCTTACAGAAAAGCACAAAAGCGAGTGAAGAAACTCAAAAAATTCTACAATCATTTGGCGGTTTACATTGTGGTAAACACCTTTCTTGTTGGGCTGAATCTCTATCAAAATCCCAATCATTTATGGTGTTTGTGGGTGATTTTCGGCTGGGGTATTGGGCTGGTTTCGCACGCTTTTAAAGTATTTGCCCCTAATATTTTCTTTGGAAAAAATTGGGAAGAACGCAAAATCAAAGAGTTGATGGAGAAAGAGGAAAAATAA
- a CDS encoding TonB-dependent receptor plug domain-containing protein, producing MKILFITLNLLIFSFVQAQQDSLQTHQLEEVIIVKKDPISEKFAVKKLNSLDIYFNPAANADPLKAITTLPASTNTDESANPSLRGGSPDRSRVYLNGSPVLNPVRFSRNDGLGNFSLFNTELIDKQYVYSSNPPLNFGNSSAGLVEIETKTQPINEFTQIALALSNVGLMRNQSLGNESFTQIYANYQCSDAIIGLNKKSLDQLHHFSTFDLGANTHLKINENLSFNTFNYFIDEKYSVLNRSLNFSGDVEASKKRFFSVNNLDYFTQKTKIRWASMVDFSDSGFRYGNMNSKIDNFQIFNGLSFKTRFSRNFTLQYGVDTSVFRYRYDAVFPQFYFSLKPDSPIVTNQKTTDFFYVEPYLYAHYSPDNQWNFSSALRKNIFLHKDSKNFVSYQFSANYTPNNQHRLLFSTGKYHSYTTPNYVIQNFNVLISSQFALDYSFENERFILSSAVYYKVDKGDIVTNHYEQFDKTQTFGSEASVDFKLNHQFSFSISNTFLNQKYAIGNQKYNTPLNLKYFIKSQLIYKNPKWFTASLVFATRPGNRFTPVQSAVFNPQANDFQPIFGDWYSAEMPHYKRLDFSANRLFFIGKTAVIGFVSVNNLLNFNNSASVYYNSNYTNLHYNHLQKRIFYFGTMVRF from the coding sequence ATGAAAATATTATTTATTACACTTAATTTGTTAATATTCAGTTTTGTACAAGCTCAACAAGATAGCTTACAAACCCACCAATTGGAAGAGGTTATCATCGTGAAAAAAGACCCTATTTCCGAAAAATTTGCAGTAAAAAAACTCAATTCGTTGGATATTTATTTCAATCCTGCCGCCAATGCCGACCCGCTCAAAGCCATAACCACGCTTCCTGCTTCCACCAATACGGACGAAAGTGCTAACCCTTCGCTTCGAGGCGGAAGTCCCGACAGGTCAAGGGTTTATCTCAATGGGTCGCCTGTGCTGAATCCTGTGCGATTCAGCCGAAATGATGGCTTGGGAAATTTTTCGCTTTTCAATACGGAACTCATTGATAAACAATATGTTTATTCGAGTAATCCGCCTTTGAATTTTGGCAATTCGAGTGCAGGATTGGTGGAAATTGAAACCAAAACCCAACCTATTAACGAATTTACCCAAATCGCTTTGGCACTTTCCAATGTTGGTTTGATGCGGAATCAATCACTTGGCAATGAGAGTTTTACACAAATTTATGCCAATTATCAATGTAGCGATGCCATCATCGGACTGAACAAAAAAAGTTTAGACCAACTGCATCATTTTTCCACTTTTGATTTGGGTGCGAATACCCATCTGAAAATCAATGAAAATCTGTCTTTCAATACATTTAATTATTTTATTGATGAAAAATATTCGGTTTTGAATCGTTCTTTAAATTTTTCAGGTGATGTTGAAGCCTCCAAAAAACGCTTTTTTTCGGTGAATAATTTGGATTATTTTACGCAAAAAACCAAAATTCGTTGGGCTTCAATGGTGGATTTTTCCGACTCGGGTTTTCGCTACGGAAATATGAATTCCAAAATTGATAATTTTCAGATTTTCAATGGATTAAGTTTCAAAACGCGTTTTTCACGAAATTTCACCCTGCAATACGGAGTCGATACTTCGGTGTTTCGTTACCGATATGATGCTGTTTTTCCGCAGTTTTATTTCAGTTTGAAACCTGATAGTCCGATAGTTACCAATCAAAAAACAACTGACTTTTTTTATGTAGAGCCGTATTTGTACGCCCATTATTCGCCTGATAATCAGTGGAATTTTTCATCGGCTTTACGGAAAAATATTTTTCTTCACAAGGATAGCAAAAATTTTGTAAGTTACCAATTTTCAGCCAATTACACACCAAACAATCAACATCGTTTGCTTTTCAGTACAGGGAAATACCACAGCTACACCACGCCGAATTATGTCATTCAGAATTTTAATGTGCTGATTAGCAGTCAATTTGCTTTGGACTATTCCTTTGAAAATGAGCGTTTTATCTTGTCTTCGGCAGTGTATTACAAAGTGGATAAGGGCGATATTGTAACCAATCATTACGAGCAATTTGATAAAACACAAACCTTTGGAAGTGAGGCTTCTGTGGATTTTAAATTGAATCATCAATTTTCTTTTTCAATATCGAATACTTTTCTAAATCAGAAGTATGCTATTGGAAATCAAAAATATAACACCCCTTTAAACTTAAAATATTTTATCAAGTCGCAACTAATTTACAAAAATCCGAAATGGTTTACGGCTTCGTTGGTTTTTGCCACGCGTCCGGGAAATCGTTTTACTCCTGTGCAGTCGGCAGTTTTTAATCCACAAGCCAATGATTTTCAACCGATTTTCGGCGATTGGTATTCCGCTGAAATGCCTCATTATAAACGCTTGGATTTTTCAGCAAACCGACTTTTCTTCATTGGAAAAACTGCTGTGATTGGTTTTGTTTCAGTTAATAACTTACTGAATTTCAATAATTCTGCTTCGGTGTATTACAATTCGAATTACACAAATTTACATTACAACCACCTCCAAAAACGGATTTTCTATTTTGGAACGATGGTGCGGTTTTGA
- a CDS encoding HpyAIV family type II restriction enzyme has translation MILEYEYFKNLLNQKLFEDSYSDLLRKIAENPDRYIGIFRPTKPKTKLIQNITQSHEIRFGDALEYLFEKYFQTVGFTLLPKRFRNSQDKEYNIDQLFSDGNTIFMIEQKVRDDHDSTKKVGQFNNFESKYFELTQLYPTHKIVPIMWFIDDSLRKNRKYYLSELEKMANDYDCENYLFYGEEIFGEKGGITTFDFSIWQEVLQYLEIWKNTLPDMPEINFDHKANEVFEEIKNLPPIVFRKIFGNEEVVQQIFPIIFPTGETLNLLQNYFQSKADKIYNTLAMTLQDVLALGNQ, from the coding sequence ATGATTTTAGAATACGAATATTTTAAGAATCTTCTCAATCAAAAATTGTTTGAAGACAGTTACAGTGATTTGCTACGAAAAATAGCCGAAAATCCTGATAGATACATCGGTATATTTCGCCCAACAAAGCCGAAAACCAAACTCATTCAGAACATTACACAGTCGCACGAAATCCGTTTTGGCGATGCGTTAGAATATTTGTTTGAGAAATATTTTCAAACCGTTGGCTTTACGCTTTTGCCCAAACGCTTTCGCAATAGTCAGGACAAGGAATACAATATTGACCAACTTTTTAGCGATGGAAACACCATTTTTATGATTGAACAAAAAGTGCGAGACGACCACGACAGCACCAAAAAAGTGGGGCAATTCAATAATTTTGAAAGTAAATATTTTGAATTAACGCAACTTTATCCCACGCATAAAATTGTTCCAATAATGTGGTTTATAGATGATTCGCTCCGTAAAAACAGAAAATATTATCTTTCCGAGTTGGAAAAAATGGCAAATGATTACGATTGTGAAAATTATCTTTTTTATGGGGAAGAAATTTTTGGTGAAAAGGGTGGAATTACGACTTTTGACTTTTCGATTTGGCAAGAAGTATTGCAATATCTGGAAATTTGGAAAAACACTTTGCCCGATATGCCGGAAATTAATTTTGACCACAAAGCCAATGAAGTTTTTGAGGAAATAAAAAATTTGCCTCCTATCGTTTTTCGTAAAATATTTGGAAATGAGGAAGTTGTACAGCAAATATTTCCGATTATTTTCCCCACAGGCGAAACACTGAATTTGTTACAAAATTATTTCCAAAGTAAAGCAGATAAAATTTATAACACACTGGCAATGACGCTCCAAGATGTTTTAGCCCTCGGAAATCAATGA